A genome region from Triticum aestivum cultivar Chinese Spring chromosome 2B, IWGSC CS RefSeq v2.1, whole genome shotgun sequence includes the following:
- the LOC123047242 gene encoding uncharacterized protein, translating into MASGGGKATASSWAAAMSVGAGTVEALKERHSGLCRWNHHALPCVFQQRAGTSAAGNGTCGKGKAAPTAGGAAARRKARQEQEEELRTVMYLSNWGPNN; encoded by the coding sequence ATGGCGAGCGGAGGCGGCAAGGCGACGGCGTCGTCGTGGGCGGCGGCGATGAGCGTGGGCGCGGGCACGGTGGAGGCGCTCAAGGAGCGGCACTCCGGGCTGTGCCGCTGGAACCACCACGCGCTCCCGTGCGTCTTCCAGCAGCGCGCCGGCACCTCGGCCGCCGGGAACGGCACCTGCGGCAAGGGCAAGGCGGCGCCCACTGCcggtggggcggcggcgaggaggaaggcgaggcaggagcaggaagaggagCTCCGGACGGTGATGTACCTCAGCAACTGGGGACCCAACAACTAA
- the LOC123047240 gene encoding uncharacterized protein, whose amino-acid sequence MSNHKVNDYCKLFKTENHLGNATVTSLLHYARYLSKSSRGTVTRIEVFVLLTAALFLFLATFGAYRRQHKNLFILKVVFGMCTLSSSLITYIFGSMQSSAVKSSMYSIWAISLFLLYGSTDAMAASSLDDTRQSILIYTYHTSLWYVYVVLLLLSVTSSDGAFHVSMSIDDSHLKGLLTCPVIFLHFIAVLKSLQRVAVCVMASNSWKLNKMVADYMYDEHTRGEFVPATMEGCHYLVDWPLSKSKLGTSSFATVLTAEDDEVIDIEKIWQCNDSSIGLELKYACLSFSLFHLLRRRYFGLACCESKERAHDFVFKGLLSENATDCNRIFRVIEIELAFMYDCFFTKYAVIYYASTAATFWSLASVICISLTAYTVATRLLIIRCDQDEPLLVNTKTEVVITLSLLACAALLELLQLLHYWTAIWARVSYVCQFIRQQSVLDRRGCHCLMRLKELLTKIGVYCASDKHYWQHKLGQYSLLESVSCNSNPSKKEHRVINKFGEFIYSAVRWFTLFDRAHMHRTSYDASVICMKPGKPIELPTEVKEAIVHSLEHTDGKLTNGNSSLVSNGAEHLLWACGQDIYPNISRFLGKENQTHLIMTWHIATCYCEMTTMKNLRSDDEEKLRPHLDVATKLSKYCAYLVVSARKLLPGHRYDTLSVLDAVAVEATKFLKNSRDRYEVMRNLAESEETIFEGGTKLGKQLEEIEDVTHRWKVLADFWAEMLLYLAPSDNVKEHIEELGNGGEFITHLWALLTHAGILERQEDHQVGSV is encoded by the exons ATGAGTAATCACAAG GTTAATGATTACTGCAAGCTGTTCAAGACCGAGAATCATCTTGGGAATGCTACAGTGACGAGCTTGTTACATTATGCAAGATACTTGTCGAAGAGCTCAAGGGGAACAGTGACCCGGATAGAAGTATTTGTATTACTGACTGCTGCTCTCTTCCTGTTTCTTGCTACCTTTGGAGCATATCGTCGCCAGCACAAAAACTTGTTCATCCTGAAAGTTGTTTTTGGCATGTGTACCTTATCCTCCTCACTGATAACATACATATTCGGTTCAATGCAATCTTCTGCAGTGAAGAGCAGCATGTACTCCATATGGGCCATATCTCTCTTCCTCCTTTATGGTTCTACTGACGCTATGGCGGCTTCTAGTCTCGATGACACCAGACAGAGCATTTTAATATACACATACCATACTTCACTCTGGTATGTGTATGTGGTGTTGCTTTTGTTATCAGTAACATCAAGTGATGGTGCCTTTCATGTTAGCATGTCGATTGATGATAGTCATCTAAAAGGTTTACTTACCTGCCCAGTTATTTTTCTACATTTCATTGCTGTACTAAAATCCTTACAGAGAGTAGCGGTGTGTGTGATGGCAAGCAACTCATGGAAACTGAATAAAATGGTTGCTGATTACATGTATGACGAGCACACCAGGGGTGAATTTGTTCCTGCCACCATGGAAGGTTGCCATTACCTGGTTGATTGGCCCCTCAGCAAATCCAAGCTTGGTACTTCATCATTTGCAACAGTATTAACAGCAGAGGATGATGAAGTCATTGACATTGAGAAGATATGGCAGTGCAATGATAGTTCAATAGGCCTAGAGCTAAAATATGCATGCCTTTCCTTCTCCCTTTTTCATCTGTTGAGAAGGCGCTACTTTGGGCTTGCCTGTTGTGAATCCAAAGAAAGGGCACATGATTTTGTCTTCAAGGGGCTGCTATCAGAGAATGCTACAGACTGCAATAGGATTTTCAGGGTTATTGAGATAGAGTTGGCCTTCATGTATGATTGCTTCTTCACCAAGTATGCTGTCATTTATTATGCATCAACGGCTGCAACATTTTGGTCCTTGGCTTCAGTCATCTGCATTTCTCTTACAGCATACACAGTAGCCACCCGTCTGTTGATCATTCGATGTGATCAGGATGAGCCCCTTCTTGTGAACACCAAAACGGAGGTTGTGATCACCTTATCACTACTTGCATGCGCTGCTTTGCTTGAATTGCTGCAGTTGTTACATTATTGGACAGCCATTTGGGCGAGAGTATCCTATGTTTGTCAGTTTATCAGACAGCAATCAGTATTGGACAGAAGGGGGTGCCACTGCTTGATGAGATTAAAAGAGCTTCTTACCAAGATTGGTGTTTATTGTGCGTCAGACAAACACTACTGGCAACACAAGCTTGGGCAGTACTCCTTGCTTGAATCAGTCAGCTGCAATTCTAACCCTTCCAAGAAAGAGCATAGAGTAATCAACAAATTCGGGGAATTTATATACTCAGCAGTCAGATGGTTTACTCTTTTTGATAGAGCACACATGCACCGAACTAGTTATGATGCATCAGTGATCTGCATGAAACCTGGTAAACCCATCGAGTTGCCTACAGAAGTAAAGGAGGCAATTGTCCATTCCCTTGAACATACTGATGGCAAACTAACAAATGGGAATTCATCGTTGGTGTCAAATGGAGCAGAGCACCTCCTATGGGCTTGTGGACAGGACATCTACCCAAATATAAGCCGCTTCCTGGGAAAGGAGAACCAGACGCACCTTATCATGACTTGGCACATAGCAACATGTTACTGTGAGATGACAACAATGAAAAACCTTCGCTCAGATGATGAAGAAAAACTCAGGCCCCATCTTGACGTTGCCACGAAACTATCAAAATACTGTGCGTACTTGGTGGTCTCTGCACGAAAGCTTCTTCCTGGCCACCGATATGATACACTGTCTGTGCTTGATGCAGTTGCAGTGGAAGCAACCAAATTCCTGAAAAATTCGAGGGACAGGTATGAAGTGATGAGGAATTTAGCAGAATCAGAGGAGACCATCTTCGAGGGCGGCACCAAGCTGgggaagcagctcgaggagatTGAAGATGTGACACACCGTTGGAAGGTGCTGGCTGATTTCTGGGCAGAGATGTTGCTCTACCTTGCGCCATCAGATAATGTTAAGGAGCACATCGAGGAGCTCGGGAATGGTGGGGAGTTCATCACGCACCTGTGGGCTTTACTCACTCATGCGGGCATCCTTGAGAGGCAGGAGGATCATCAAGTTGGAAGCGTGTAA